AACTGCCGTAAGTGTAACCTTAGCTTATGAGTATTTTGAAACTGCAGTAGGTAGtggagaaataaacataaataaaattctataaTTGCAGATCAACCCCAGATGGAGAGAGAGCCGGAGGATACAGTTGTAAACTTCGGTGACGATGCTATGTTCACATGTGTTGTAACCGGGGAGCCTGCGCCAGAAATTGTTTGGTTTCGTGATTCCTCTGTTGTCAATACGCTGGGGCCGTCGCGCTACGAAATCATGGAGAACGGAACGCTGATGATTCATGAAGCTGACGAGACGGATGTGGGGGTTTTCGAGTGTATGGCTAAGAATCCGGCAGGGGAAGTGCGGTCCAAACCAGCAAAAATGATCGTTCAGAATACACCAAATCCGTATGGTAAATACATAGTTAATGTAGTAGTCATTGGAGTACTTTATATGTGTCTGTTAAGATAAGATGCTTTACAGATATTAATGActtatatctttttatttagaCTATCCAGTTTTCACCGTTTTGCCACGCAATCAAATCGCCAAGTTACACCAGCCTGCAGTTTATTTCAATTGTGTAGCGACTGGCAATCCTAGACCACACATTGTTTGGCTTTTTAACGAAGAAAGGATGTTACTGAATGAAAGAATTACGCTAAAACATAATGGCTCCATAGTCATAGAAAATGTTGAGGTTTCTGACGCTGGAACGTATACATGTCAAGCTGAAAATATTAATGGAGTACTTGCTGCATCAGCATCCCTTCAGGTCACAGGTACGTGTTGTGCATAAAAAAATGGTAGACTAACACGAAACAACACACAATTGCAACTAACTGCATGATGGAATATATAGCTTTCAATATATTAATTGGTCTATGCCTTGCAGTGGACAGACATGTATTTTCCGcattactgaaaaaaaaaactgttttatttcAGTTGCACCAGCATTTATTATTGTACCATCGGATAAAACTGCTTACCTGGGCGATAGAGTAGAATTTAAATGTACAGCCCGGGGATCACCTAAACCAGTAATCACATGGTACAGAAATACAATGGCTTTACCGCCTAGCGaaaacattgtatttagtaacGAAAATCAAAATTTAACAATACGAGAAGTAACAAACGAAGATGACGGAATATATCACTGCAGGGCGGAAAATACCGAAGGGTTGACAGAAATATCGGCAATTTTAAAGGTACAGGAACTTCAAATAGTTCAACCGAAAATAGTCTTAAAACCCGAGGACACTGATGCTTATAAAGAAACTTCAGTGCAATTAGCATGTGAAACAGAAAGTGAACCTTCTGCTGAAATTGAATGGAGGAAAGATGGAACTAGGATTTTACCTGATTCAAGGGTTTCTATATCCTTAATCGGCAGTTTGATTATCAACAATGTAACACTCAGAGATATGGGTCGCTATGAATGCTCGGTGTTTAATGAATTTGGCCGGGATATTGCGTCTGCTTTCTTAACAGTAAAAGATCATATATTGCCAGGCGACGAGTATGTAAATATTGCTCTTACTGAGGCAACTAGAGATATCGATCAAGCGATTTCAAACACTATGGAGCAACTATTTAACAACAAAAGTTCAAACGCAGACGTACATGATCTATTTCGAATTGTAAGATATCCAAATGCTGGTGCTAGGGAAATAGCTCGTGCAGCTGAAATTTATGAAAGAACATTGGATAAAGTTAAAGGATTCGTAAGAACAGGACTGAAAGTTTCATCTACAGAGCCATTTAATTACCACAATGTTTTATCAGCTCAACATTTGGAGGTTATTGCGCGTTTGTCTGGATGTGTCGCACATAGAGAAGATAAAAATTGCTCAGATGTGTGTTATCACGTAAAATATCGCAGTATTGATGGAAGTTGTAACAATTTTGCGAACCCGATGTGGGGCGCTTCATTAACCGGTTTCAGAAGAATACTTTACCCTTTGTACGAGAACGGTTTCAGTGAACCTATAGGATGGaataagaacaaaaaatataataatttcgttTTACCAAGTGCCAGATCAGTATCCACAGCTGTCATTACTACAGAAGATATTACTGAAGATATTGAAATAACCCATATGGCGATGCAGTGGGGACAGTGGTTGGATCATGACTTGGACCATTCTCTGCCACCTGTTAGTGCTCAGAGCTGGGATGGCGTAGACTGTAAAAAAACGTGCGATTATGCAGCACCGTGTTTTCCAATAGATGTGCCAGTAGACGACCCTCGCGTCAGCAATCGTCGCTGTATTGATTTTATTAGAACAAGTGCAGTATGCGGATCTGGATTGACTTCTGTTTTATTTGGTAGATTACAGCCTAGAGAGCAGATAAATCAACTTACATCTTTTATTGACGCTTCTCAAGTATATGGCTTTGAAAAAGACGTAGCTGAAGATTTAAGAGATTTGACCAATGATAACGGGTTACTACGAGTTGGTGCTATATTTCCCAATAGAAAACCTCTGTTGCCAACTGTAGGATTGAATGGCATGGATTGCAGGCGCAACCTTGAAGAGAGCAGCCGCAATTGTTTCGTAGCAGGTGATATTCGTGCCAATGAACAGATTGGTTTAGCAGCATTCCATACCATTTGGATGAGAGAACATAACCGTATTGCAGGCCATTTAAAAACATTAAACCCATTTTGGGACGGTGACAAAGTTTACCAAGAGGCCAGAAAGATTGTGGGTGCAGAAATGCAATTAATAACTTTTGAGCATTGGCTGCCAATTGTTTTAGGACCAGATGTACACAAAACAATAGGAGAATATAGGGGCTATAATTCAAATATCAACCCTTCTATTTCAAACGTTTTTGCTACCGCTGCGTTGAGATTTGGACATTCAATGATTAATCCCATCTTACATCGTTACGATGAGAATTTTGACCCCATACCTCAAGGTCATTTAATGTTGCGTCATGCATTTTTCTCTCCTTGGCGACTCGTTGACGAAGGTGGTGTAGATCCTTTACTTAGGGGCATGTTTACTACACCTGCGAAATTGAAGACATCCAAGCAAAACCTTAACTCCGAACTAACTGAGCAATTGTTCTACAGTGCACATGCTGTTGCTTTGGATCTGGCTGCCATTAATATTCAACGTGGACGTGATCATGGCATTCCACCATATACCAAGTGGAGAGAATTTTGCAATATGACCGAACTTAATTCTTTTGACGATTTAGCTGACGATATTTCGGATAGAGAAATTAGACAGAAACTTGAACAACTTTACGGATCAGTAGACAATATTGATGTTTGGGTTGGTGGTATATTAGAAGATCAAGTTGAGGGAGGAAAAGTAGGGCCGTTGTTTAGATGCTTGCTTTTAGAACAGTTTAAACGTTTACGCGATGGAGATCGATTTTGGTATGAGAATCCTTCTGTATTCAAACCAGATCAGTtgcaacaaataaaaaaaactagctTGGCTCGCGTATTATGTGACAATGGCGATAACATTGACACTATTGGGGAGAATGTATTCTTGTTACCCGAAGTTCAAGATGGTCTTGTAACCTGTGAAGATTTGCCATCGATAGATTTTCGATACTGGGTTGACTGCGAGTCTTGTGGTGATGACGAAGAAGATCGAGTAAAGCGTCGAACTCGCAGGGACACCAACTATGATTCAGGTATAGTGGAGACGAAGGAATCACGATTGAATAACATAGAAGATAT
This genomic interval from Pectinophora gossypiella chromosome Z, ilPecGoss1.1, whole genome shotgun sequence contains the following:
- the LOC126379965 gene encoding peroxidasin — protein: MGPLLFLKFFLLLNFINVVFSETCPAKCQCIGNSVRCLHQELITIPKTPTDTLTLDVRFNKIYEIAPGAFSHLHRLRSLLLNDNKLQALRSGAFHDLRRLKYLYLYRNRIQHIDPDVFQHLHHLEQLYLHVNEITQIQPETFSNLPRLERLYLHNNLLTRIPPGSFRGMPHLRKLRLDSNALICDCSMLWFVRMLAEHRDMKTAATCHGPAQVTGTALSAMTINHMNCHQPQMEREPEDTVVNFGDDAMFTCVVTGEPAPEIVWFRDSSVVNTLGPSRYEIMENGTLMIHEADETDVGVFECMAKNPAGEVRSKPAKMIVQNTPNPYDYPVFTVLPRNQIAKLHQPAVYFNCVATGNPRPHIVWLFNEERMLLNERITLKHNGSIVIENVEVSDAGTYTCQAENINGVLAASASLQVTVAPAFIIVPSDKTAYLGDRVEFKCTARGSPKPVITWYRNTMALPPSENIVFSNENQNLTIREVTNEDDGIYHCRAENTEGLTEISAILKVQELQIVQPKIVLKPEDTDAYKETSVQLACETESEPSAEIEWRKDGTRILPDSRVSISLIGSLIINNVTLRDMGRYECSVFNEFGRDIASAFLTVKDHILPGDEYVNIALTEATRDIDQAISNTMEQLFNNKSSNADVHDLFRIVRYPNAGAREIARAAEIYERTLDKVKGFVRTGLKVSSTEPFNYHNVLSAQHLEVIARLSGCVAHREDKNCSDVCYHVKYRSIDGSCNNFANPMWGASLTGFRRILYPLYENGFSEPIGWNKNKKYNNFVLPSARSVSTAVITTEDITEDIEITHMAMQWGQWLDHDLDHSLPPVSAQSWDGVDCKKTCDYAAPCFPIDVPVDDPRVSNRRCIDFIRTSAVCGSGLTSVLFGRLQPREQINQLTSFIDASQVYGFEKDVAEDLRDLTNDNGLLRVGAIFPNRKPLLPTVGLNGMDCRRNLEESSRNCFVAGDIRANEQIGLAAFHTIWMREHNRIAGHLKTLNPFWDGDKVYQEARKIVGAEMQLITFEHWLPIVLGPDVHKTIGEYRGYNSNINPSISNVFATAALRFGHSMINPILHRYDENFDPIPQGHLMLRHAFFSPWRLVDEGGVDPLLRGMFTTPAKLKTSKQNLNSELTEQLFYSAHAVALDLAAINIQRGRDHGIPPYTKWREFCNMTELNSFDDLADDISDREIRQKLEQLYGSVDNIDVWVGGILEDQVEGGKVGPLFRCLLLEQFKRLRDGDRFWYENPSVFKPDQLQQIKKTSLARVLCDNGDNIDTIGENVFLLPEVQDGLVTCEDLPSIDFRYWVDCESCGDDEEDRVKRRTRRDTNYDSGIVETKESRLNNIEDMQLDLEKTVDILKKRIEFLEETCMNDID